One window of the Spea bombifrons isolate aSpeBom1 chromosome 8, aSpeBom1.2.pri, whole genome shotgun sequence genome contains the following:
- the CRADD gene encoding death domain-containing protein CRADD produces the protein MDQKHKVLLTKLRLELCAEALADGLVPQYLFQELIITSDQLEQICTQTTSQRRTMKLLDILQTRGPNAFKVFLESLSEFPWVRERIEGLCKENLDQFTTRSLELPEMLRHSCPTDKQLNILAGKLGSEWEHILIHLGLDHNQLYRCKSQYPYSVHSQAFEGFIKWKQQMGSKATMQSLWEALNQTGADPSVMQYIMQ, from the coding sequence ATGGATCAAAAGCATAAAGTATTGTTGACAAAGCTGCGCCTGGAGCTATGCGCAGAAGCCCTAGCTGATGGCCTCGTACCACAGTATCTTTTTCAAGAACTTATTATCACAAGTGATCAACTAGAGCAGATATGCACACAGACCACCAGCCAAAGGAGAACAATGAAGCTCCTGGATATTTTGCAAACCCGTGGACCAAATGCTTTTAAGGTTTTCCTTGAGTCCTTGTCAGAGTTTCCATGGGTAAGAGAAAGGATAGAAGGACTCTGCAAGGAAAACTTGGATCAGTTTACAACAAGAAGCCTTGAATTGCCTGAAATGCTCCGTCATAGCTGTCCAACTGATAAACAGTTGAATATCCTTGCAGGGAAATTAGGATCGGAGTGGGAGCACATACTGATTCATTTAGGACTGGATCACAATCAACTATACAGGTGTAAAAGTCAGTATCCATACAGTGTACACTCACAAGCCTTTGAAGGATTTATTAAGTGGAAGCAGCAGATGGGAAGCAAAGCCACAATGCAGAGTCTGTGGGAAGCACTAAATCAAACTGGGGCAGACCCCTCagtaatgcaatatataatgcaatag